The DNA sequence GCGCCTTCTCCGTGCACATCTTGACCGCTTCGGGATCGTTTCTTGCCTTCCTCGGCGTGGTCGCTGCGGCCGAGCATCGCTTCGTCGATATGTTCTGGTGGCTGGGCCTGGCGCTGCTCGTCGATGGCATCGATGGGCCGATTGCCCGCAAGGTCCGGGTCAAGGAAGTATTGCCCAACTGGTCGGGCGACACGCTCGACAACGTCATCGACTACGTGACCTACGTCCTGCTACCGGCGTTCGCACTCTATCAGAGCGGCATGATCGGCGAGCCCTGGTCCTTTGTGGCGGCGGGGGCGATCGTGGTGTCGAGCGCCATCTACTATGCCGACATGGGCATGAAGACGGACGAGTATTTCTTCTCCGGCTTCCCCGTCGTTTGGAACATGGTGGTCTTCACGCTGTTCGTCATCCAGGCAAGCGAAGTGACGGCGTCGGTCGTCGTCTTCGTCTCCGTGGTGCTCACCTTCCTGCCGATCAATTTCCTTCACCCGGTCCGCGTCCAGCGTTTGCGGCCGCTGAACCTTGGCATCTTCCTCGTCTGGTCGGCGCTCGGCGTTTACGCGCTGCTCTTGCATTTTGCGACACCGGCCTGGGTCGTGACCGGCTTCGTGGTGACGGGCATCTATCTCTACGTGATTGGCTTCGTGCTGCAGATTTTTCCAAGTCTCGGCCGGAAATAGGAGCAGGCAATGGCACAGGCGATTGTGGTACGCGAACTCGGTGGACCGGAGGTCCTGAAACTCGAAGGCGTCACGCTCTCGCCGCCGGGACCGGGCGAGGTGCAAATCCGCCAGGTCGCCGTTGGTCTCAACTTCATCGACGTCTATTTCCGCACCGGCCTCTATAAGTCCGCTTCAGGCCTACCTTTCGTGCCGGGCAAGGAGGGTGCGGGCATTGTCACAGCGGTCGGTGATGGCGTCAGCCTCTTCGCCATTGGTGATCGTGTCGCCTATGCCTCAGCGGACGGCGCCTATGCCAGCGAACGCAATGTCGATGCCTCGCAGCTCGTCAAGGTGCCGGACGGTATCAGCCTCGAGACAGCAGCTGCGATGA is a window from the Ensifer adhaerens genome containing:
- the pcsA gene encoding phosphatidylcholine synthase, encoding MKFFNYRRVPYAEIRAFSVHILTASGSFLAFLGVVAAAEHRFVDMFWWLGLALLVDGIDGPIARKVRVKEVLPNWSGDTLDNVIDYVTYVLLPAFALYQSGMIGEPWSFVAAGAIVVSSAIYYADMGMKTDEYFFSGFPVVWNMVVFTLFVIQASEVTASVVVFVSVVLTFLPINFLHPVRVQRLRPLNLGIFLVWSALGVYALLLHFATPAWVVTGFVVTGIYLYVIGFVLQIFPSLGRK